From Pseudomonas sp. G.S.17, the proteins below share one genomic window:
- a CDS encoding amino acid adenylation domain-containing protein, with the protein MNAQDSLKLARRFIELPLQKRQLFLDGLRREGIDFSVFPIPQGVAAEDRDALSYAQQRMWFLWQLDPQGAAYNLPGAVRLTGPLDEAACEQAFASLIQRHETLRTVFERQADDSLRQVPCAAALVIEREDFSDLPAAEREARVLEQAQQQATQPFDLARGPLLRVKLLKLDAQEHVLLLTLHHIVSDGWSMNVLIDEFTRFYDAHQLGRAAQMAELPIQYSDYALWQRRWLEAGEQARQLEYWQAQLGDEHPLLELPTDHSRPAVASYRGVRHEFAVDGQLVEQLRSLAQQHNVTLFMLLLGSFNVLLHRYSGQRDIRVGVPIANRNRSEIEGLIGFFVNTQVLRCQLDGQTRVSDLLQGIKETALSAQAHQDLPFERLVEALKLERSLSHTPLFQVMYNHQPHVADISSITTASGLILGVVENQGRTTQFDLTLDTWEKAGKLQAALTYASDLFEPATIARMARHWTNLLRAIVSDPRQCIGELSMLDPEEYQTLIHAWNPKADVQQPGRCIHQLIAEQVAAMPDSVALIHGEQRLTYRQLDTRANQLAHKLIELGVDPEVRVGVAMARSDGLIVALLAVLKAGGTYVPLDLEYPAERVAYMLHDSQAQVLLTESAVMGGVPETQAAVVLLDHAGWLADYPQVAPQSSVSAQNLAYVIYTSGSTGKPKGVAIAHGNVAALIHWSQQVYSREDVQGVLASTSVCFDLSVWEIFVTLASGGFIILARNALELPQLPARNQVRLINSVPSAVAALQRNGEIPDSVRIINLAGEPLKQSLVEALYQQQTIEHVYDLYGPSEDTTYSTWTRREVGGSANIGRPLSGTRSYMLDVDLQPAPVGVAAELYLAGAGITRGYLERPGLTAERFVPDPFAANGERLYRTGDLTRYRPDGVIEYVGRIDHQVKLRGFRIELGEIEARLLSHARIKDAVVLVHDGKTLLAYVVPDVAPEDPAALNQQLKDYVLLTLPEYMVPNLFVQLDQLPTTPNGKLDRQALPQPDAAQAQRFTAPGTVKERALAEIWQQVLDVTQVGLDDNFFELGGDSIVSIQVVSRARQAGLTLTPRDLFQYQTLRSLAEVAREDTPLLLTQQPVTGPALLTPIQQWFFQQPIPERQHWNQAVLLTPQQTVDRPALQRALDWLTQQHDALRLRFTLNAAQDWQQWHAEAQPVELWQRAATGDEQLRELCNDAQASLNLSQGPLLRALLVDMADGSQRLLLVIHHLVVDGVSWRVLLEDLQQAYAQAQAGQELPAAYKTSAYQQWAARLAEYASSPALQAELPYWQAQLQQAAPDLPCDNPHGGQTNAVARRISLRLDQQRTRQLLQQAPAAYRTQVNDLLLTVLSRVICNWTGHASTLIQLEGHGREQLFDDIDLTRSVGWFTSLYPLRLLPAADLGDSIKAIKEQLRGVPNKGVGYGVLRYLARSPSLADAPQPRITFNYLGQFDQQFDEGASFMPAREGSGSGQSDQAPLANWLSIEGQVSGGELQLDWNFSHEMFHDSTIQRLVDDYARELTALIEHCTASVNQGMTPSDFPLARLSQKQLDGLTLTVSDVEDIYPLAPMQQGMLFHSLLEQSGGDYINQIRLSIGGLDTQRFRAAWQAAVDCHDVLRSGFIVEAPGQAQICAKPGRRGLVPDGVGCPGSICLNQRLPGQVRSYRICASPGRRGLVPDGVSPDNLELEQPLQVVFRNIEVPFNVLDWRDQADPHAALQTLAQAERDRGFDLTQAPLLRLLLVRTADDRHELIYTSHHILMDGWSNSQLLGEVLQRYQGQAPQRQVGRYRDYIDWLQVQDAGLSQGFWTEQLAVLQEPTLLAPAITAATGLQTKGYGDLYQRFDVGQSQRLSEFARQQKVTVNTLLQAAWLLLLQRYTGQDCVTFGATVAGRPADIDGIEQHIGLFINTLPVIASPRSEQPVSQWLQTVQTQNLALREHEHTPLFDIQRWAGQGGAALFDTIMVFENYPVAEVLKSSAPQGLQFGELLNHEQTHYPLTLAVGLGATLDVHFSYDLRHFTQASVEQLSRHLSALLLGMLEQPQLAVGELAMLAADEARAILALNPPFTDVAPTPVPQLIEQQAQRTPDAVALVFGAQKMSYQQLNVQANQLAHALIARGVGPDARVGIAVERGLEMIVGLLAILKAGAAYVPLDPAYPEERLAYMVQDSGLKLLLTQRHLLAQLPIPADVETLIVELADNPPNAVNPPQRCAPENLAYAIYTSGSTGKPKGVMVPHGALSNFLWSMAKKPGLTAEDRMLSLTTFSFDIFGLEIYLPLIVGARVVLVDKDTTMDADGILNIVADQKVTALQATPSTWRMVLDSPQASALRGRKLLCGGEALADELALRMAGLGEVWNLYGPTETTVWSAQHPLLGEDPQPWLGTAIDNTALYILAANGELAPVGVAGELLIAGSGLARGYFQRPGLTAERFLPDPFGKAGERLYRTGDLARYRPDGVIEYLGRIDHQVKIRGFRIELGEIEAQLMQQTGVRDVAVLAREIAGSQQLVAYVSGVNDREALKTGLKQRLPDYMVPTHWLFLERLPLTPNGKLDRKALPTPDANEAAQRYVAPQTALEQRIASVWQDVLKLERVGLSDNFFELGGHSLLATQVVARLKQQLALPVGLRDLFAEPQLQAFAERLAGQADVAPGNTLALVAAGEQSAAPLSLAQRRLWVAEQFGSGSGAYGMPLALRLRGALNIESLRASLAAVIQRHEILRTAYLANDEGDPIALVSAQIALDMPLLDISQLSPVEQQTRVALAVTDNTRLPISLEQAPLLRAQVLRVSATEHVLLYSMHHIISDGWSMAVLVNELVQNYAALEQGVLSALQPLPVQYSDYARWQLALESSGALREQAGYWQQTLAGSSGLLPLHLDFPRPAAASYAGANLQFSLPPSLSDALNRVAQRAGVTLYSTLLAAFQVLLHQCTDADDLLVGADVAGRQQPELEGLIGFFVNILPLRSRFTADQPFSAFLAATQETALSAFEHQDLPLDMIVEAAGTARHKGVNPLIQVLFVMNNLPLHSAGIQGIAVEVLPDPGGYSKFDMALFIDQSASQLQGTWQFASDLFKPERIQHLLDSWLEILQLIVRDPDIRLRDINVPTHIAAKPVATEAASPARSKADKLGSFLKKPNKTASAAPLFRESLIVPGQPFPLLVEPTDPGLDLIEWVKANRPLIEQKLAHHAGILFRGFQLRDIQDFEAFAEAVQPGLYGQYGDLPKKEGGKNTYRSTPYPEKKMILFHNESAHQDRWPRKQLFFCEQPSPVGGATPVVDCRLMYRSLPVALREKFESKGLLYVRTFADKLDVSWQHFFKTDNRAEVEARCQLAGIQWEWLDHDELQIRTPCPAIIEHPITGEKSFFNQVQLHHIYCLDPDVRDDLLGLFGAQRMPRHVYYGDGSPIEDEVMRQLGELYEQCAVRFDWRKGDVILLDNMLAAHARDPFEGPRKIVVAMGEMVERSALHQTPKPVMEPQGTDA; encoded by the coding sequence ATGAATGCACAAGACTCCCTGAAACTCGCCCGCCGCTTCATCGAGTTGCCGTTGCAGAAACGTCAGCTGTTTCTCGATGGTTTGCGCCGCGAAGGGATCGATTTTTCGGTGTTTCCGATCCCTCAGGGAGTGGCGGCCGAAGACCGCGATGCGTTGTCTTACGCCCAGCAGCGCATGTGGTTTCTCTGGCAGCTGGACCCGCAGGGAGCGGCGTATAACTTGCCGGGCGCGGTGCGGCTGACCGGTCCGCTGGATGAAGCTGCCTGCGAGCAGGCGTTCGCCAGTCTGATCCAGCGTCACGAAACCCTGCGCACGGTGTTTGAACGTCAGGCCGATGACAGTCTGCGCCAGGTGCCGTGCGCCGCCGCGCTGGTTATCGAGCGTGAGGACTTCAGCGATTTGCCCGCTGCCGAGCGCGAAGCCAGAGTGCTGGAGCAGGCGCAGCAGCAAGCAACCCAACCGTTTGATCTGGCTCGCGGGCCTTTACTGCGAGTCAAACTGCTCAAGCTCGATGCTCAGGAGCATGTGCTGCTGTTGACCCTGCACCACATCGTCTCCGACGGTTGGTCGATGAACGTATTGATCGACGAGTTCACCCGTTTCTACGACGCCCATCAGCTGGGTCGCGCCGCGCAGATGGCCGAGTTGCCGATCCAGTACAGCGATTACGCCTTGTGGCAGCGGCGCTGGCTGGAAGCGGGCGAGCAGGCGCGGCAGCTGGAATATTGGCAGGCGCAACTGGGCGACGAACATCCTCTTCTGGAGTTGCCCACCGATCATTCCCGACCTGCGGTTGCCAGCTATCGCGGCGTGCGTCACGAATTTGCCGTGGACGGGCAACTGGTCGAACAGCTGCGCAGCCTGGCCCAGCAGCACAACGTCACTTTGTTCATGCTGTTGCTCGGTTCGTTCAATGTGCTGCTGCATCGCTACAGCGGCCAGCGCGATATTCGCGTCGGCGTGCCGATTGCCAACCGCAATCGCAGCGAAATCGAGGGTTTGATCGGCTTTTTCGTCAATACCCAGGTCCTGCGCTGCCAGCTGGACGGCCAGACTCGCGTCAGCGATTTGCTGCAAGGCATCAAGGAAACCGCACTCAGCGCCCAGGCGCATCAGGACTTGCCGTTCGAGCGTCTGGTCGAAGCGCTCAAGCTGGAACGCAGCCTCAGCCACACGCCTTTGTTTCAGGTGATGTACAACCATCAGCCGCACGTCGCCGACATCAGTTCGATCACCACGGCTTCCGGCCTGATCCTCGGGGTGGTGGAAAATCAGGGCCGCACCACGCAGTTCGACCTGACCCTCGACACCTGGGAAAAGGCTGGCAAGCTGCAAGCGGCGCTGACCTATGCCAGCGATCTGTTCGAGCCCGCGACCATCGCGCGGATGGCTCGTCATTGGACCAACCTGTTGCGGGCAATTGTCAGCGATCCTCGGCAATGCATCGGCGAGTTGTCGATGCTCGACCCGGAGGAATATCAAACCCTGATCCATGCCTGGAATCCCAAGGCTGATGTTCAACAGCCGGGCCGCTGCATCCACCAGTTGATCGCTGAACAGGTCGCGGCGATGCCGGACAGCGTGGCGCTGATCCACGGCGAGCAGCGCCTGACGTATCGGCAACTCGACACTCGCGCCAACCAGCTGGCACACAAACTGATCGAGCTTGGCGTTGACCCGGAAGTGCGGGTTGGTGTGGCCATGGCGCGCAGTGATGGCTTGATCGTTGCCTTACTGGCGGTGCTCAAGGCCGGTGGCACTTACGTGCCGCTGGACCTGGAATACCCCGCCGAGCGCGTCGCCTACATGCTGCACGACAGTCAGGCTCAGGTCCTGCTGACTGAAAGCGCGGTCATGGGGGGGGTGCCGGAGACTCAGGCGGCCGTGGTGTTGCTCGATCATGCCGGATGGCTGGCGGATTACCCCCAAGTTGCGCCGCAATCGAGCGTGTCGGCGCAGAACCTGGCCTATGTGATTTACACTTCGGGTTCGACCGGTAAACCCAAAGGCGTGGCGATTGCCCATGGCAACGTTGCGGCGCTGATCCATTGGTCGCAGCAGGTTTACAGCCGGGAGGATGTGCAGGGCGTACTGGCCTCGACGTCGGTGTGCTTCGATCTTTCCGTCTGGGAGATTTTCGTCACCCTGGCCAGCGGTGGCTTCATCATCCTGGCGCGTAATGCGCTGGAATTGCCGCAACTGCCAGCGCGTAATCAGGTGCGGCTGATCAACAGCGTGCCGTCGGCGGTCGCGGCGCTGCAGCGCAACGGCGAGATTCCCGACAGCGTGCGGATCATCAATCTGGCCGGCGAGCCGCTCAAGCAATCGCTGGTCGAGGCGCTGTATCAACAGCAGACCATCGAGCACGTTTACGATCTGTACGGCCCGTCGGAAGACACCACGTATTCCACCTGGACCCGCCGCGAAGTCGGTGGCAGCGCCAATATTGGCCGACCTTTGAGCGGCACTCGCAGCTACATGCTCGACGTCGATCTGCAACCGGCCCCGGTGGGTGTCGCCGCCGAGTTGTATCTGGCGGGCGCCGGGATTACCCGAGGCTATCTTGAGCGCCCAGGGCTTACGGCGGAACGGTTCGTGCCTGATCCGTTCGCCGCAAACGGCGAGCGTCTGTATCGCACCGGCGACCTGACCCGTTATCGCCCGGATGGCGTGATCGAGTACGTCGGGCGCATTGATCATCAAGTGAAGTTGCGTGGTTTTCGTATCGAACTGGGCGAGATCGAAGCGCGCTTGCTCAGCCATGCGCGGATCAAGGACGCGGTGGTGCTGGTTCACGACGGCAAGACCTTGCTGGCGTACGTCGTGCCGGATGTCGCGCCCGAAGATCCTGCGGCACTCAATCAGCAGCTCAAGGATTACGTGCTGCTGACGCTGCCGGAATACATGGTGCCGAATCTGTTCGTGCAGCTCGACCAGTTGCCGACCACGCCCAACGGCAAGCTGGATCGCCAAGCGCTGCCGCAACCGGATGCGGCTCAGGCCCAGCGCTTCACCGCGCCCGGCACCGTCAAGGAGCGGGCCTTGGCGGAAATCTGGCAGCAAGTGCTGGACGTTACTCAGGTTGGGCTGGACGACAATTTCTTTGAGTTGGGCGGTGATTCCATTGTCTCGATTCAGGTGGTCAGCCGCGCGCGGCAGGCCGGTCTGACGCTGACGCCACGGGATCTGTTCCAGTATCAAACCCTGCGCAGCCTTGCCGAAGTCGCCCGCGAAGACACACCGCTGTTGCTCACTCAGCAGCCGGTGACCGGTCCGGCATTGCTGACGCCGATTCAGCAGTGGTTTTTCCAGCAGCCCATCCCGGAACGTCAGCACTGGAATCAGGCGGTTTTGCTGACGCCCCAACAAACGGTGGATAGACCGGCGTTGCAGCGCGCGCTGGACTGGCTCACTCAACAGCACGATGCGCTGCGCCTGCGTTTCACCCTCAACGCTGCGCAGGACTGGCAGCAGTGGCATGCCGAAGCGCAGCCCGTGGAACTCTGGCAACGTGCGGCAACTGGCGACGAGCAACTGCGTGAACTCTGCAACGATGCGCAGGCCAGCCTGAACCTGAGCCAAGGCCCGTTATTGCGCGCGCTGCTGGTGGACATGGCCGATGGCAGTCAGCGTTTACTGCTGGTGATCCACCATTTGGTGGTGGATGGGGTTTCCTGGCGCGTTTTGCTTGAGGATCTGCAGCAGGCTTATGCCCAGGCGCAAGCCGGGCAGGAGCTGCCTGCGGCGTACAAAACCAGCGCCTATCAACAGTGGGCGGCGCGGCTTGCCGAATACGCCTCAAGCCCGGCGCTGCAGGCTGAGCTGCCGTATTGGCAGGCACAGCTGCAACAGGCGGCGCCGGACCTGCCTTGCGACAATCCGCACGGCGGCCAGACCAATGCCGTGGCGCGGCGCATCAGCCTGCGTCTGGACCAGCAGCGCACCCGGCAATTGCTGCAACAGGCTCCGGCGGCGTATCGCACCCAGGTCAACGATTTGCTGCTGACTGTTTTGAGCCGGGTGATCTGCAACTGGACCGGCCACGCCTCGACCCTGATTCAACTGGAAGGCCATGGCCGGGAGCAGCTGTTCGACGACATCGACCTGACCCGCAGCGTTGGCTGGTTTACCAGCCTGTATCCGCTGCGTCTGCTGCCTGCGGCCGATCTCGGCGATTCGATCAAGGCCATCAAAGAGCAATTGCGTGGCGTGCCGAATAAAGGCGTCGGTTATGGCGTGCTGCGTTATCTGGCGCGCAGTCCGTCTCTGGCAGATGCGCCGCAACCGCGCATCACCTTCAACTACTTGGGCCAGTTCGATCAGCAGTTCGACGAGGGCGCGTCGTTCATGCCTGCCAGGGAAGGCAGCGGCTCTGGGCAAAGCGATCAAGCGCCGCTGGCCAACTGGCTCAGCATCGAAGGTCAGGTGTCCGGCGGGGAATTGCAGCTGGACTGGAATTTCAGTCACGAAATGTTCCATGACTCAACCATTCAGCGTCTGGTGGATGACTACGCCCGTGAACTGACGGCGCTGATCGAGCACTGCACGGCCAGCGTCAATCAGGGAATGACGCCTTCGGATTTTCCGTTGGCGCGCCTGAGCCAAAAACAACTGGATGGCCTGACACTGACGGTCAGTGACGTCGAGGATATTTATCCACTGGCGCCCATGCAGCAAGGCATGCTGTTCCATAGCCTGCTGGAGCAGAGCGGCGGTGATTACATCAATCAGATTCGGCTGTCGATTGGCGGGCTGGATACCCAGCGCTTCCGCGCGGCATGGCAGGCGGCTGTGGATTGTCACGATGTCCTGCGCAGCGGGTTCATTGTCGAAGCTCCCGGACAAGCCCAGATTTGTGCAAAACCCGGCAGGAGGGGACTTGTCCCCGATGGCGTTGGATGCCCCGGCTCAATCTGCCTGAATCAACGCCTTCCCGGACAAGTCCGGTCCTACCGAATCTGTGCGAGTCCGGGTAGGAGGGGACTTGTCCCCGATGGCGTAAGTCCGGACAACCTTGAACTGGAGCAGCCGCTTCAGGTGGTCTTCAGGAACATCGAGGTGCCATTCAACGTGCTGGACTGGCGTGATCAGGCCGACCCACATGCCGCATTGCAAACCCTGGCCCAGGCCGAACGCGACCGGGGCTTCGATCTCACCCAGGCGCCCTTGCTGCGCCTGTTGCTGGTGCGCACCGCTGATGATCGCCACGAGCTGATTTACACCAGCCACCACATTCTCATGGACGGCTGGAGTAATTCGCAGCTGTTGGGCGAGGTCTTGCAGCGCTATCAAGGACAAGCGCCGCAGCGGCAGGTCGGGCGTTATCGGGATTACATCGACTGGCTGCAAGTTCAGGATGCCGGACTCAGCCAGGGATTCTGGACCGAGCAGCTTGCCGTCTTGCAGGAACCTACTTTGCTGGCGCCGGCCATAACCGCAGCCACTGGTTTACAAACCAAGGGCTACGGCGACCTTTACCAGCGCTTCGACGTCGGCCAGAGCCAACGCTTGAGCGAGTTTGCCCGCCAGCAAAAAGTCACCGTCAACACGCTGCTTCAGGCGGCGTGGCTGCTGCTGTTGCAGCGTTATACCGGCCAGGACTGCGTTACCTTCGGCGCCACAGTTGCCGGACGTCCGGCGGACATCGACGGCATCGAGCAGCACATCGGCCTGTTCATCAACACCTTGCCGGTGATCGCCAGCCCGCGCAGTGAGCAGCCTGTCAGCCAATGGCTGCAAACGGTGCAGACGCAGAACCTGGCGTTGCGCGAGCACGAACATACGCCGTTGTTCGATATCCAGCGCTGGGCCGGGCAGGGCGGCGCGGCGCTGTTCGACACGATCATGGTCTTCGAAAACTATCCGGTCGCTGAAGTGCTGAAAAGCAGCGCGCCGCAGGGTTTGCAGTTCGGCGAGCTGCTCAATCATGAACAAACCCATTACCCGCTGACATTGGCGGTAGGCCTGGGTGCGACTCTGGATGTGCATTTCAGCTATGACCTGCGGCACTTTACCCAAGCCAGCGTCGAACAGTTGAGTCGGCATTTGTCGGCGCTGTTGCTGGGTATGCTTGAGCAGCCACAATTGGCCGTCGGTGAGCTGGCGATGCTGGCTGCGGACGAAGCTCGGGCCATTCTCGCGCTCAATCCGCCATTCACGGATGTTGCGCCCACGCCGGTGCCGCAATTGATCGAGCAACAGGCCCAGCGCACGCCCGACGCTGTGGCGCTGGTGTTTGGCGCCCAGAAAATGAGTTATCAACAGCTCAACGTCCAGGCCAATCAGCTGGCGCACGCCTTGATTGCACGCGGTGTCGGGCCGGATGCACGAGTGGGCATCGCGGTGGAGCGTGGTCTGGAAATGATCGTCGGTCTGTTGGCGATCCTCAAGGCGGGCGCGGCGTATGTGCCGTTGGACCCGGCCTATCCAGAGGAACGGCTGGCGTACATGGTGCAGGACAGCGGCTTGAAGCTGCTGCTGACCCAGCGTCATTTACTGGCGCAGCTGCCGATCCCGGCTGATGTCGAAACGCTGATCGTCGAACTGGCTGATAACCCACCCAATGCCGTCAATCCGCCGCAACGTTGCGCCCCGGAAAACCTGGCTTACGCCATCTACACCTCGGGTTCCACCGGCAAGCCCAAGGGCGTAATGGTGCCTCATGGCGCGCTGAGCAATTTCCTGTGGAGCATGGCGAAAAAACCCGGCCTGACAGCCGAGGATCGCATGCTGTCCCTGACGACGTTTTCCTTCGACATTTTCGGCCTGGAGATTTACCTGCCGCTGATCGTCGGTGCCCGCGTGGTGCTGGTGGATAAAGACACGACCATGGACGCGGACGGCATCCTCAACATCGTTGCCGATCAGAAAGTCACTGCGCTGCAAGCCACACCGTCAACCTGGCGCATGGTGCTGGACAGCCCGCAGGCCAGCGCCTTACGCGGTCGAAAATTACTCTGTGGCGGCGAGGCCCTGGCCGATGAGCTGGCGTTGCGCATGGCCGGGTTGGGCGAGGTGTGGAATTTGTATGGGCCGACCGAAACCACCGTCTGGTCAGCGCAACATCCGTTGCTCGGCGAAGATCCGCAGCCGTGGCTGGGCACCGCCATCGACAACACCGCGCTGTATATCCTCGCGGCCAACGGCGAGCTGGCGCCGGTCGGTGTGGCAGGCGAGCTGTTGATTGCGGGCAGCGGGCTGGCGCGGGGTTATTTCCAGCGTCCGGGTTTGACCGCCGAGCGCTTCCTGCCTGATCCATTCGGCAAGGCGGGCGAGCGCTTGTATCGCACTGGCGACCTGGCGCGTTATCGCCCGGACGGGGTGATCGAATATCTGGGACGCATCGATCATCAGGTCAAGATTCGCGGTTTCCGCATTGAGCTGGGCGAAATCGAAGCGCAGCTCATGCAGCAGACCGGCGTGCGCGATGTGGCGGTGCTGGCGCGGGAAATCGCCGGCAGCCAGCAATTGGTGGCTTACGTGAGTGGTGTGAATGATCGCGAAGCGCTCAAAACCGGCCTCAAGCAGAGGCTGCCGGATTACATGGTGCCGACCCATTGGCTGTTCCTTGAGCGCTTGCCGCTTACCCCCAACGGCAAACTGGATCGCAAGGCCTTGCCGACGCCCGACGCCAATGAAGCGGCGCAACGTTATGTCGCGCCCCAGACCGCCCTGGAACAACGCATCGCTTCGGTTTGGCAGGACGTATTGAAGCTGGAACGGGTCGGTTTGAGCGACAACTTCTTCGAGCTCGGCGGTCACTCACTGCTGGCAACTCAAGTGGTGGCGCGGCTCAAGCAACAGCTGGCGTTGCCGGTTGGTCTGCGGGATTTGTTCGCCGAACCGCAGTTGCAGGCATTTGCCGAGCGGCTGGCCGGGCAAGCCGATGTCGCTCCCGGCAACACGCTGGCGCTGGTCGCCGCAGGGGAGCAAAGCGCTGCGCCGCTGTCGTTGGCGCAACGCCGTTTGTGGGTGGCCGAGCAGTTTGGTTCCGGCAGCGGCGCTTACGGCATGCCGTTGGCGCTGCGTCTGCGCGGTGCGCTGAATATCGAATCATTGCGCGCCAGCCTGGCAGCGGTGATCCAGCGCCACGAAATCCTGCGCACGGCGTATCTCGCCAATGACGAAGGCGACCCGATTGCCTTGGTATCGGCGCAGATTGCCCTGGATATGCCGCTGCTCGACATCAGCCAGCTTTCGCCTGTAGAGCAACAAACCCGCGTCGCGTTGGCGGTTACCGACAACACACGTCTGCCGATCAGTCTGGAGCAGGCGCCGTTACTGCGTGCGCAAGTGTTGCGCGTGTCGGCAACCGAACATGTGCTGCTGTATTCGATGCACCACATCATCTCCGACGGCTGGTCCATGGCAGTGCTGGTCAACGAGCTGGTGCAGAATTACGCGGCGCTGGAGCAGGGCGTGTTGTCGGCGTTGCAACCATTGCCGGTGCAATATTCCGACTACGCGCGCTGGCAACTGGCGCTGGAAAGCAGCGGCGCCCTGCGCGAGCAGGCCGGTTACTGGCAGCAAACGCTGGCGGGCAGTTCCGGATTGTTGCCGTTGCACTTGGATTTCCCGCGTCCAGCCGCTGCGTCGTATGCCGGTGCGAACCTGCAATTCAGCCTGCCGCCATCCTTGAGCGATGCACTGAACCGGGTGGCGCAACGCGCCGGCGTGACGTTGTACAGCACGCTGCTCGCGGCGTTTCAGGTGTTGCTGCATCAATGCACCGACGCCGACGACCTGCTGGTCGGCGCGGATGTGGCCGGGCGGCAGCAACCCGAGCTGGAAGGCTTGATCGGCTTCTTCGTCAATATCCTGCCATTGCGCTCGCGCTTCACTGCCGATCAGCCATTTTCAGCCTTCCTCGCGGCCACTCAGGAAACCGCGTTGAGCGCCTTCGAGCATCAGGATCTGCCGCTGGACATGATCGTCGAAGCGGCGGGAACGGCGCGCCACAAAGGCGTCAATCCGCTGATTCAGGTGTTGTTCGTGATGAACAACCTGCCGCTGCACAGCGCCGGAATCCAAGGCATCGCCGTGGAAGTTCTGCCTGATCCGGGCGGTTATTCGAAGTTCGACATGGCGCTGTTCATCGACCAGAGCGCGAGCCAGTTGCAAGGCACCTGGCAATTTGCGAGCGACCTGTTCAAGCCCGAGCGTATCCAGCATCTGCTCGACAGCTGGCTGGAGATTCTCCAACTCATCGTGCGTGACCCAGACATCAGATTGAGGGATATCAACGTGCCCACCCACATTGCAGCCAAACCTGTTGCAACAGAAGCCGCTTCACCGGCCCGATCCAAGGCCGACAAACTGGGTTCTTTCCTGAAAAAGCCGAACAAGACCGCCAGCGCCGCGCCGCTGTTTCGCGAGTCGCTGATTGTGCCTGGCCAGCCGTTTCCGTTGCTGGTGGAGCCCACCGACCCAGGACTGGACCTGATCGAATGGGTCAAGGCCAATCGGCCGTTGATCGAACAGAAGCTCGCCCATCATGCGGGCATTCTGTTCCGGGGTTTTCAGCTGCGCGACATTCAGGATTTCGAAGCCTTTGCCGAAGCGGTGCAGCCGGGGTTGTACGGGCAATACGGCGACTTGCCCAAGAAAGAAGGCGGCAAGAACACCTATCGCTCCACGCCGTACCCGGAAAAGAAAATGATCCTGTTCCACAACGAAAGCGCCCATCAGGACCGCTGGCCGCGCAAGCAATTGTTTTTCTGCGAGCAACCCTCGCCGGTGGGCGGCGCCACGCCTGTGGTGGATTGCCGGTTGATGTATCGCTCGCTGCCCGTTGCGCTGCGCGAGAAGTTTGAAAGCAAAGGCTTGCTGTATGTGCGTACCTTCGCCGACAAACTCGACGTGTCTTGGCAACACTTCTTCAAGACCGACAACCGCGCCGAGGTCGAGGCCCGTTGCCAGTTGGCGGGCATTCAATGGGAATGGCTGGACCACGACGAATTGCAGATTCGCACGCCTTGCCCGGCGATCATCGAGCACCCGATCACTGGCGAGAAAAGCTTTTTCAATCAGGTTCAGCTGCACCACATTTATTGCCTGGACCCTGACGTACGCGACGATTTGCTGGGCCTGTTCGGCGCCCAACGCATGCCGCGCCATGTCTATTACGGGGACGGCTCGCCTATCGAAGACGAGGTAATGCGTCAGTTGGGTGAGTTGTACGAGCAATGCGCGGTGCGCTTCGACTGGCGCAAGGGCGATGTGATCCTGCTCGACAACATGCTCGCCGCCCACGCCCGCGACCCGTTCGAAGGGCCGCGCAAAATCGTCGTGGCCATGGGCGAGATGGTCGAGCGCAGCGCACTGCACCAAACGCCAAAACCGGTCATGGAACCACAAGGGACTGACGCATGA